The following proteins are co-located in the Gloeocapsa sp. PCC 7428 genome:
- a CDS encoding Ycf51 family protein, producing the protein MLTTAEFFQLTQWAGITTLVVAVLAIAGFIFKWGVRFQLVGVTGFMAVLTGGLFALSLVPIVRTVVPGAVRYSVVYDNGATQAVISIPPTITETELEATLRQAANDLYSYGRLGREQDQLNIRARTVIHPKPGVSQPLYLGDVRRSLRNREDEQIQIEIFSDKFAKLPKSSA; encoded by the coding sequence ATGCTCACAACAGCTGAATTTTTTCAACTTACGCAATGGGCGGGTATCACGACACTGGTTGTCGCGGTGTTAGCGATCGCAGGCTTTATCTTTAAATGGGGCGTTCGGTTTCAGTTGGTGGGAGTTACGGGCTTCATGGCGGTACTCACAGGCGGTTTATTTGCATTAAGTTTAGTTCCAATTGTCCGTACGGTAGTTCCTGGTGCGGTACGGTATTCCGTCGTTTACGACAATGGGGCAACGCAAGCCGTCATTTCGATACCGCCAACAATCACTGAAACAGAATTAGAAGCAACGCTACGGCAAGCAGCTAACGACTTATATTCCTATGGTCGCCTCGGTCGCGAACAAGATCAACTAAATATCCGCGCGCGAACCGTCATTCATCCTAAACCTGGCGTTTCTCAACCGTTGTACTTAGGAGATGTTAGGCGATCGCTGCGGAATCGTGAAGACGAACAAATCCAAATTGAAATTTTTTCTGACAAATTCGCAAAATTACCAAAATCCTCAGCATAA
- a CDS encoding iron-containing alcohol dehydrogenase family protein, with the protein MNQTTQTATNVLTLAVAPARVLRGSQILSQSGEEIAKLGKRPLIVGGDRTLAVTLPLLQPVLEQQQLQVATADYGCDSSEASLAMLKQAVAAHQADLIVGTGGGKALDTAKLLAHQCNLPVVTIPTSAATCAAWTALSNIYTDQGGFLYDVSLSRCPDLVLLDYDLIQTAPQRTLVAGIGDALAKWYEASVSSAASEDTLTIAAVQQARVLRDILFQKSVAALQAPGSAVWREVVDATVLLAGVIGGLGGAQCRTVAAHAVHNGLTHLHIHEVGGSPAVQRRGSDHSIHGEKVAYGILVQLRLEEMLQGNQLAATARQQLLKFYDEIGLPKTLNDLGMGSITIEDLQRCVEIACNPQSDIHRLPFKVAPEQLMAAMVSTTAPMSNSLNPSVRMIPDEVTE; encoded by the coding sequence ATGAATCAAACGACACAAACTGCTACTAACGTCCTCACGCTTGCTGTTGCCCCCGCACGAGTGTTACGCGGGTCGCAAATTTTGTCGCAATCAGGAGAAGAAATCGCCAAACTCGGCAAGCGTCCGCTCATAGTTGGCGGCGATCGCACGCTGGCTGTTACCTTACCACTACTGCAACCTGTATTAGAACAGCAGCAATTACAAGTTGCAACGGCTGATTATGGTTGTGATTCGAGTGAAGCAAGTTTAGCAATGCTTAAACAAGCAGTAGCCGCGCATCAAGCCGATTTGATCGTTGGTACGGGAGGTGGTAAAGCCCTCGATACTGCAAAATTACTCGCACATCAATGCAACTTACCTGTTGTGACAATTCCGACATCAGCAGCGACGTGTGCCGCTTGGACAGCACTTTCTAATATTTACACCGATCAGGGCGGCTTTCTCTACGATGTCAGTTTATCGCGGTGTCCCGATTTGGTACTACTCGATTATGACTTGATTCAGACTGCACCCCAGCGTACCTTAGTTGCTGGAATTGGCGATGCGTTAGCAAAGTGGTACGAAGCTTCGGTTAGTAGCGCCGCTTCTGAAGATACTCTAACTATCGCCGCTGTACAACAAGCGCGAGTCTTACGCGATATTCTGTTTCAAAAATCTGTCGCCGCACTGCAAGCACCAGGAAGCGCGGTATGGCGTGAAGTTGTCGATGCAACCGTATTACTTGCTGGCGTCATTGGGGGACTCGGTGGCGCGCAATGTCGGACTGTCGCCGCCCATGCGGTACATAATGGGTTGACGCATCTACATATCCACGAAGTCGGAGGAAGCCCCGCCGTACAACGACGAGGTTCCGACCACAGCATTCATGGTGAAAAAGTCGCCTATGGAATTTTGGTACAACTGCGGCTAGAAGAAATGCTGCAAGGCAATCAACTCGCAGCTACGGCACGGCAACAGCTGCTCAAATTTTATGACGAAATTGGATTGCCAAAAACGTTGAATGATTTGGGCATGGGGAGTATTACAATAGAAGACCTGCAAAGGTGTGTTGAAATAGCCTGCAATCCGCAGTCAGATATTCACCGATTACCCTTTAAAGTTGCACCCGAACAACTTATGGCGGCGATGGTTTCGACAACAGCACCGATGAGTAATTCCCTCAATCCTTCTGTAAGGATGATTCCCGATGAGGTAACTGAATGA
- a CDS encoding aspartate aminotransferase — MSLNWIPADRVQKLPPYVFARLDELKAKAREQGLDLIDLGMGNPDGATPQPVVEAAIAALQNSKNHGYPPFEGTASFRRAITDWYHRRYAVKLDPDSEALPLLGSKEGLGHLAIAYINPGDVVLVPSPAYPAHFRAPVIAGGEVYSLNLSPENDWLIDLSKIPEAVAQKAKILYFNYPSNPTGATAPREFFTEIVAFARKYEILLVHDLCYAELAFDGYQPTSLLEIPGAKEIGVEFHTLSKTYNMAGWRVGFVVGNRHIIQGLRTLKTNLDYGIFAALQTAAETALQLPDVYLHEVQQRYQQRRDFLIKGLAELGWDIPKTKATMYLWVPCPKDTTSTNFALDVLQQTGVVVTPGNAFGAAGEGYVRISLIAECDRLQEVLNRFKQAGICYVSEVRSQESEVRVG; from the coding sequence ATGAGCTTGAATTGGATTCCAGCCGATCGCGTCCAAAAATTACCCCCGTATGTATTTGCCCGCTTAGACGAACTCAAAGCCAAAGCGCGGGAACAAGGGCTGGATTTAATTGATTTGGGAATGGGAAACCCCGATGGCGCGACACCGCAACCTGTCGTAGAAGCTGCGATCGCTGCGTTGCAAAATTCAAAAAATCACGGTTATCCTCCCTTTGAAGGAACAGCGAGTTTCCGGCGGGCAATTACCGATTGGTATCATCGTCGTTATGCGGTGAAACTCGATCCTGATAGTGAAGCACTACCATTACTCGGTTCCAAAGAAGGATTAGGACACTTAGCGATCGCCTATATTAACCCTGGCGACGTTGTTTTAGTTCCTTCTCCCGCGTATCCTGCACATTTTCGCGCCCCCGTTATTGCGGGTGGTGAAGTTTATAGCTTAAATTTGTCACCCGAAAACGATTGGTTAATTGATTTATCAAAAATTCCCGAAGCCGTTGCCCAAAAAGCCAAAATTCTATATTTCAATTATCCCAGCAACCCCACCGGAGCGACTGCACCCAGAGAATTTTTTACTGAAATTGTCGCCTTCGCGCGCAAATACGAAATTCTACTAGTTCACGATTTGTGCTACGCCGAACTTGCCTTTGATGGTTATCAACCCACCAGTTTACTCGAAATTCCTGGTGCGAAAGAAATCGGCGTCGAATTTCATACACTTTCTAAAACCTACAACATGGCAGGCTGGCGCGTCGGTTTTGTTGTCGGAAATCGCCACATTATTCAAGGGTTACGCACGCTCAAAACCAACTTAGACTACGGTATCTTCGCCGCACTTCAAACCGCCGCCGAAACCGCACTTCAACTCCCCGACGTCTACTTACACGAAGTCCAACAACGCTATCAACAACGCCGCGATTTCCTGATTAAAGGACTCGCCGAACTCGGCTGGGATATCCCCAAAACCAAAGCAACAATGTATTTGTGGGTACCTTGTCCCAAAGATACCACTTCCACAAACTTCGCGCTCGACGTACTACAGCAAACCGGAGTTGTCGTCACCCCAGGAAACGCCTTTGGTGCTGCGGGTGAAGGCTACGTACGCATTAGCTTGATAGCAGAATGCGATCGCCTCCAAGAAGTCTTAAATCGCTTCAAACAAGCCGGCATTTGCTATGTTTCAGAAGTCAGATCTCAGGAGTCAGAGGTCAGAGTAGGATAA
- a CDS encoding serine hydrolase, with protein MTFFLQDEQLKNQGDRILQATWAEFPQLPHNSLALTWIVYDSPVPVNTGGALSPNAFWNYQVRGFSYRGDERIYPASVVKLFYLVAIHEWLENGMVQTSSELERAIRDMIVDSSNDATSLVVDVLSGTTSGPELPPGPFETWKSQRNIVNRYFQSLGWEEIDKINVNQKTWCEGPYGRERMFLGEMMQNRNMLTTNATARLLHSIVGGVAVSSERSQAMMSLLQRDLKNLATDVEENQVTGFLGAGLPDNAQLWSKAGWTSQVRNDAAYIEIPGKQPFLLVVFVEGRAHCQNQQLLPFVSQQVVQEVGL; from the coding sequence ATGACTTTCTTCTTACAAGACGAACAACTTAAAAACCAAGGCGATCGCATTTTACAAGCAACCTGGGCAGAATTTCCGCAATTGCCTCACAATTCTTTGGCTTTGACGTGGATTGTCTACGACTCTCCAGTTCCGGTAAATACTGGTGGGGCTTTAAGCCCTAATGCTTTTTGGAATTACCAAGTACGAGGATTTAGCTATCGTGGTGATGAACGAATTTATCCAGCAAGCGTCGTTAAACTATTTTACCTCGTCGCCATCCACGAATGGTTAGAAAATGGCATGGTGCAGACGTCGAGTGAGTTAGAACGCGCGATCCGCGATATGATTGTCGATTCGAGTAACGATGCCACAAGTTTAGTTGTCGATGTTTTGAGTGGGACGACAAGCGGTCCCGAATTGCCACCAGGACCATTTGAGACGTGGAAATCGCAGCGTAATATCGTTAACCGCTACTTTCAGTCGTTAGGCTGGGAAGAAATCGACAAGATTAACGTCAATCAAAAAACTTGGTGTGAAGGTCCTTACGGGCGCGAGAGAATGTTTTTAGGCGAGATGATGCAAAATCGCAATATGCTGACGACGAACGCGACAGCGCGGTTATTGCACAGTATTGTTGGGGGCGTGGCGGTATCGAGTGAGCGATCGCAAGCGATGATGAGTTTACTGCAACGCGATCTAAAGAATTTGGCGACGGATGTGGAAGAAAATCAAGTAACGGGTTTTTTGGGTGCGGGTTTACCGGATAATGCGCAGTTGTGGTCTAAGGCTGGGTGGACATCTCAAGTGCGTAACGATGCAGCTTATATTGAGATTCCTGGGAAGCAACCTTTTCTTTTGGTGGTGTTTGTTGAGGGTAGGGCGCACTGTCAGAATCAGCAGCTTTTGCCGTTCGTTTCGCAGCAGGTTGTGCAGGAGGTGGGATTGTAA
- a CDS encoding C40 family peptidase has protein sequence MTVKELQITEYVCQTHLNIYDSAQYDRLATQAARGRHLRVVSQEDAAIAVCLCEDDYPGWLLRSDVGKLQVATQAYQAKLVAEAEIRTFIPQVIAFTQAAMQQPNYYLWGGTVGPNYDCSGLMQAAFASVGVWLPRDAYQQEAFTLAITVEEMIPGDLVFFGVEKATHVGLFLGDGCYIHSSGEKMGRNGIGIDRLSEHGDAVSRSYYQQLRGAGRIVESYTKAGEQRSRQ, from the coding sequence ATGACCGTAAAAGAGTTACAAATAACTGAATATGTGTGTCAAACGCATCTAAATATTTATGATTCAGCGCAGTACGATCGCTTGGCAACGCAGGCAGCTAGAGGGCGACATTTACGGGTAGTGTCGCAAGAAGATGCGGCGATCGCGGTGTGTTTGTGTGAAGACGATTATCCTGGCTGGCTGTTGCGATCGGATGTTGGGAAATTGCAAGTTGCAACGCAGGCGTATCAAGCTAAGCTTGTGGCAGAAGCAGAAATTAGAACGTTTATACCGCAAGTCATTGCGTTTACTCAGGCGGCGATGCAGCAGCCAAATTATTACCTTTGGGGTGGTACTGTAGGACCTAATTACGATTGTTCGGGTTTGATGCAGGCAGCGTTTGCTTCTGTGGGGGTGTGGTTGCCTAGAGATGCGTATCAGCAAGAGGCGTTTACGCTAGCAATTACGGTAGAGGAAATGATACCAGGAGATTTGGTGTTTTTTGGGGTTGAGAAGGCGACTCATGTCGGGCTTTTTTTGGGGGATGGTTGTTATATTCATAGTTCTGGCGAGAAAATGGGGCGCAATGGAATTGGAATTGATCGGTTATCGGAACACGGGGATGCGGTGAGTCGGTCGTATTATCAGCAGTTGAGGGGTGCGGGAAGGATTGTGGAGAGTTATACAAAAGCAGGGGAGCAGAGGAGCAGGCAATAG
- a CDS encoding glycosyltransferase family 2 protein, with protein sequence MKSIVVAGSVGQDGFLVDCPDVSVVAPVYNEVESLPHLIEAIASTLKQSQYTYEIICVDDGSRDGSAEWLKQQASLRPDLRAVLLRRNYGQTAAMAAGFNYAVGNAIVTLDGDLQNDPADIPLLLAKLEEGYDLVSGWRHKRQDAALTRLLPSKIANWLIGRVTGVQLHDYGCSLKAYNAELVKDMHLYGELHRFLPALAFIEGARITELPVRHHARRFGKSKYGLWRTFRVLMDLLTIWFMKTFLTRPMHVFGLFGLASMLLGTVIGLYLTFLKLGLGQSIGNRPLLILAVVLFIAGVQLFCFGLLAELLMRTYHESQGRPIYRVREVVGKNIK encoded by the coding sequence ATGAAAAGTATTGTTGTGGCAGGGAGTGTGGGGCAAGATGGATTTTTGGTGGATTGCCCTGATGTTTCGGTGGTGGCGCCGGTTTATAACGAGGTGGAGAGTTTGCCGCATTTGATTGAGGCGATCGCTTCTACTTTGAAACAGTCACAGTACACTTATGAGATTATTTGTGTTGATGATGGTTCGCGCGATGGTTCGGCGGAGTGGTTGAAGCAGCAAGCATCGTTGCGTCCTGATTTGCGGGCGGTGTTGTTGCGGCGCAATTATGGGCAAACGGCGGCGATGGCGGCGGGGTTTAATTATGCTGTGGGTAACGCAATTGTTACTTTGGATGGTGACTTGCAGAACGATCCGGCGGATATTCCGTTGTTGCTTGCTAAGTTGGAGGAAGGTTACGACTTGGTGAGTGGCTGGCGTCACAAACGGCAGGATGCGGCTTTAACTCGATTGTTGCCTTCTAAGATTGCAAATTGGTTGATTGGGCGGGTGACTGGGGTGCAGTTGCATGATTATGGTTGCTCTTTAAAAGCATATAATGCGGAACTTGTCAAGGATATGCATTTATATGGCGAGTTACACCGCTTTCTTCCGGCGTTAGCGTTTATTGAGGGGGCGCGAATTACAGAATTACCAGTACGTCATCATGCGCGGCGGTTTGGTAAGAGTAAGTATGGCTTATGGCGCACATTTCGCGTATTGATGGATCTACTCACGATCTGGTTTATGAAAACGTTCCTGACGCGCCCGATGCACGTTTTTGGGTTGTTTGGGCTGGCTTCGATGCTATTGGGAACCGTAATTGGTTTATATTTAACGTTTTTGAAGTTGGGTTTGGGGCAGAGTATTGGAAATCGTCCGCTGCTCATTTTAGCAGTTGTGTTGTTTATCGCTGGAGTGCAACTTTTTTGTTTTGGCTTGTTGGCAGAGTTGTTGATGCGTACTTACCACGAATCGCAAGGACGACCTATCTATCGCGTGCGAGAGGTTGTAGGCAAAAATATTAAGTAA
- a CDS encoding MFS transporter has protein sequence MNVFQTLDPQPRRNLQILFVAGLLFWSSLASLLPTLPLYISDIGGTPQQIGVVMGSFAIGLLTMRPWLAHLADLRSRKLVLIIALSAVALAPLGYLMVKSLWLLMVIRAFHGISIAAYSSGYTTLVADIAPAKSRGEIIGYMSLVNPLGMALGPALGGYLQASIGYTALFLLSAGLGILGILFASQVSNPVADLLKRQATDNRFWQLLGTPRIRTLALILLLVGLAFGTLSTFVPLYIKSVGVDFNVGLFYTAAAIASFIIRIPTGRASDRYGRGLFVTISLIFYTVSMLLLWLANGATAFLIAGFVEGLGAGILIPMVATVVADRTLPQERGRMFGLCMVGFDVGIAIAGPVLGAIAQQIGYRHLFGFAASLTALAIVVFLTQSSKDIPHSLRFALGKGRDVYALR, from the coding sequence TTGAACGTTTTTCAGACGCTTGACCCTCAACCGCGCCGTAACTTACAAATCCTCTTTGTTGCGGGTTTATTATTTTGGTCGAGTTTGGCTTCGTTGTTGCCGACGTTACCACTTTATATCAGCGATATCGGTGGGACACCGCAGCAAATTGGTGTTGTCATGGGAAGTTTTGCGATTGGGTTGTTAACCATGCGTCCCTGGTTGGCGCACTTAGCAGATCTCCGCAGTCGCAAACTGGTGTTAATTATTGCCCTCAGCGCGGTTGCTTTAGCCCCGCTGGGTTACTTGATGGTGAAATCTTTATGGCTGTTGATGGTGATTCGCGCATTCCACGGAATTAGTATCGCAGCTTATTCGAGTGGTTACACAACTTTAGTTGCAGATATCGCCCCTGCCAAAAGTCGTGGCGAAATTATCGGCTACATGAGTTTAGTCAATCCGCTTGGTATGGCGTTGGGGCCTGCTTTGGGTGGTTATTTGCAAGCTAGTATCGGTTACACGGCTTTATTTTTGTTATCGGCTGGCTTGGGAATATTAGGGATATTATTTGCATCGCAAGTTTCTAACCCAGTCGCTGATTTACTAAAACGTCAAGCAACGGATAACCGCTTTTGGCAACTATTAGGTACTCCGCGAATTCGGACTTTGGCGCTGATATTGCTTTTGGTTGGGTTAGCGTTTGGCACTTTGAGTACGTTTGTGCCTTTATATATTAAATCTGTGGGTGTCGATTTTAATGTAGGTTTATTTTACACCGCAGCGGCGATCGCCAGTTTTATCATCCGCATTCCTACAGGCAGAGCAAGCGATCGCTACGGACGCGGTTTGTTTGTTACGATTAGCTTAATTTTTTATACTGTATCGATGTTGCTGTTGTGGCTAGCCAACGGCGCTACCGCGTTTTTAATTGCTGGCTTTGTGGAAGGATTGGGGGCTGGTATTTTAATTCCGATGGTGGCTACTGTCGTTGCCGATCGCACGCTACCTCAAGAACGCGGGCGGATGTTTGGTTTATGTATGGTGGGGTTTGATGTCGGGATTGCCATCGCAGGACCTGTTTTAGGGGCGATCGCACAACAAATCGGTTATCGCCATCTTTTTGGCTTCGCAGCTAGTTTGACGGCGCTGGCGATCGTCGTTTTCCTCACGCAATCAAGCAAAGATATTCCGCATTCACTACGCTTTGCACTCGGTAAAGGTAGAGATGTCTATGCATTAAGGTAA
- the moaC gene encoding cyclic pyranopterin monophosphate synthase MoaC — translation MEQISENSSNLTHLDNQGQAQMVDVSHKMATVRQAVAAASVRMSSETFATIQAGNAPKGDVLGTARLAGIMAAKQTANLIPLCHPLPLHKVEVQIEPDSHLPGYQITALVKTKAETGVEMEALTAVSVAALTLYDMAKALEKSIAIEAIRLVSKSGGKSGDYHHG, via the coding sequence ATGGAACAAATTTCTGAAAATTCCTCTAACTTGACGCACTTGGATAATCAAGGGCAAGCCCAAATGGTTGATGTTTCGCACAAAATGGCAACTGTGCGCCAAGCTGTTGCGGCGGCGAGTGTGCGAATGTCAAGCGAAACTTTTGCCACAATTCAAGCAGGAAATGCCCCTAAAGGTGATGTTTTGGGGACTGCAAGACTTGCAGGAATTATGGCGGCGAAACAAACAGCGAATTTAATTCCGTTGTGTCATCCTTTACCGTTACACAAAGTCGAGGTGCAGATTGAGCCAGATTCACACTTACCTGGTTATCAAATTACAGCATTGGTCAAAACCAAAGCGGAAACGGGTGTGGAAATGGAAGCGTTAACCGCAGTTTCGGTTGCGGCACTGACTTTGTACGACATGGCAAAAGCATTAGAAAAGTCAATCGCGATTGAAGCAATTCGCTTAGTCAGTAAATCTGGCGGGAAATCAGGAGATTATCATCATGGGTGA
- a CDS encoding aldo/keto reductase: MQYTTLGHTGLVVSRLAFGAMTFGQGELVPGVTNNIDQTVADQMVNRVLDAGINLFDTADAYTGGQSEIMLGKALANRRQDAIIATKVGFRTGNALTDTGLSYRHIIASAEASLKRLETDYIDLYQLHIPDPLTPIEETIHALDDLVRQGKVRYVGFSNFPAWKAALMLGIQKSKNYTQFVAAQMYYSLLGRDLEHEIVPFVEDTGIGILVWSPLASGFLSGKYTREAPVAEDSRRKNFQFPPVDVEKGYAVVEVLQEVAHNHNASPAQVAIAWILTKSFISSVIIGANKIHHLEDNLGAAKLKLSASEVEQLDTLTRPQPIYLGWMQSMGWDGKVKAALDS, from the coding sequence ATGCAATACACAACTTTAGGACACACAGGTTTAGTCGTTTCGCGACTTGCTTTTGGTGCAATGACATTTGGACAAGGTGAACTCGTTCCTGGTGTCACCAACAATATCGATCAAACGGTTGCAGATCAAATGGTTAATCGTGTGTTAGACGCAGGTATAAACCTATTTGATACCGCCGATGCTTACACGGGCGGACAGTCAGAAATCATGCTCGGTAAAGCTTTGGCAAATCGTCGCCAGGATGCTATTATCGCAACCAAGGTGGGCTTTCGTACGGGTAATGCATTGACTGACACCGGACTTTCCTATCGTCACATTATTGCCTCTGCTGAAGCTAGTTTAAAGCGACTGGAAACCGATTACATCGACCTTTATCAATTACATATTCCCGATCCTTTGACACCGATTGAAGAAACTATCCACGCTTTGGATGACTTAGTAAGACAAGGCAAAGTTCGCTATGTTGGTTTTTCTAATTTTCCCGCTTGGAAAGCTGCGCTGATGTTAGGAATTCAAAAGAGTAAAAACTATACTCAGTTTGTCGCTGCACAAATGTATTATTCGCTCCTAGGACGCGATCTTGAGCATGAAATTGTACCATTTGTAGAAGACACCGGCATCGGAATTTTAGTGTGGAGTCCGCTGGCAAGTGGTTTCTTGAGTGGTAAATATACGCGCGAAGCACCTGTCGCTGAAGATTCCCGACGCAAAAATTTTCAGTTTCCCCCTGTGGATGTGGAGAAGGGTTATGCCGTGGTAGAAGTTTTACAAGAAGTTGCCCACAATCATAACGCATCACCTGCACAAGTTGCGATCGCCTGGATTCTCACCAAATCTTTTATCTCCTCAGTCATTATTGGTGCTAATAAAATCCATCATCTAGAGGACAATTTAGGTGCAGCCAAACTAAAACTATCTGCATCTGAGGTGGAACAACTTGATACTCTCACTCGACCTCAACCAATATATCTAGGTTGGATGCAATCTATGGGTTGGGATGGGAAAGTAAAAGCAGCGCTTGACTCCTAG
- a CDS encoding DUF29 domain-containing protein encodes MINNLYDIDFYAWTQEQAKLLRDCKWHELDLPNLIEEIESLGKQQRQELRNRLSILIGHLLKWEYQPQRRSRSWLSTIRVQRREIQQLLQENPSLKSYLQEAVLIAYQNGKDLAVGETNLPDKTFPVECTYTLEEILSDSFFPGEPYSQE; translated from the coding sequence ATGATCAACAATCTCTACGATATTGATTTCTATGCCTGGACTCAAGAACAAGCAAAGTTACTCCGCGATTGTAAATGGCACGAACTCGACTTGCCAAATTTAATTGAGGAAATTGAGTCTTTGGGAAAACAACAACGCCAGGAATTACGCAACCGATTGAGTATATTAATCGGACATTTGCTTAAATGGGAGTATCAACCCCAACGGCGCAGTCGTAGCTGGTTAAGTACAATTCGAGTGCAGCGCCGTGAAATTCAACAGCTTTTGCAAGAAAACCCTAGCTTAAAGTCCTATCTTCAGGAAGCAGTATTAATAGCCTACCAAAATGGCAAAGATTTAGCTGTAGGAGAAACGAACTTACCTGACAAAACTTTTCCGGTTGAGTGTACTTATACACTAGAGGAAATTTTGAGCGATTCCTTTTTTCCTGGCGAACCATATTCGCAAGAGTAA
- a CDS encoding AraC family transcriptional regulator: protein MRKIVRSLPIHNSSPLSTLTQQWEGITVEYSCMKAIGEFDFAMPRNTISVAFAPHDRVTWSVDGTASQTTALPPGSVFLYCEHDFVWHYREQVSEYINITLDQQLLNQVAVENSLSTPVEIEYRVIFPDNTILYIAQLLKAEIINKGLAGKVYTESLRNLLMIHLLRNYSFVLVKPQLGNKLLDTFKLNQVKNFIEENLAEDITIADMAAVVHISQFYFARAFKTATGESPYRYLTQRRIERAKIMLSVTRLAIAEVAYRVGFYNQSHFTAQFRKLTKVTPKQYRDGL from the coding sequence ATGAGAAAAATTGTGCGATCGCTACCGATTCATAACTCATCTCCTTTATCAACGCTGACTCAACAATGGGAAGGTATTACCGTTGAATATAGTTGTATGAAGGCGATCGGCGAATTTGATTTTGCTATGCCTAGAAATACAATTAGTGTTGCTTTTGCACCACACGATCGCGTCACTTGGTCTGTTGATGGTACTGCGAGTCAAACGACAGCTTTACCACCAGGCAGTGTTTTTCTCTATTGTGAGCATGATTTTGTTTGGCACTATCGAGAACAAGTCAGCGAATACATCAACATCACGCTCGATCAACAATTACTTAATCAAGTTGCCGTAGAAAACAGTTTATCTACTCCTGTTGAAATTGAATACCGCGTCATTTTTCCTGACAATACTATTCTTTATATAGCACAATTACTCAAAGCAGAAATCATCAATAAAGGATTAGCGGGAAAAGTTTATACTGAGTCACTCAGAAATTTGTTGATGATTCATCTGCTGCGAAACTATAGTTTTGTACTGGTAAAACCTCAATTAGGAAATAAACTACTAGATACATTTAAACTCAATCAAGTTAAAAATTTTATTGAAGAAAACTTGGCAGAAGATATCACAATTGCTGATATGGCAGCTGTCGTTCACATCAGTCAATTTTATTTTGCCCGCGCCTTTAAAACTGCAACCGGAGAATCACCCTATCGTTATCTAACACAAAGACGCATTGAACGCGCCAAGATTATGTTATCGGTAACGCGGCTGGCGATCGCAGAAGTAGCCTATCGTGTTGGTTTTTATAACCAAAGTCACTTCACCGCACAATTTCGTAAACTTACCAAAGTCACACCAAAACAATATCGCGACGGTTTATAA
- a CDS encoding response regulator transcription factor, with translation MIVASDRIVRAGLESIIRASPDLTVVNATANFDTLSVVIEDDCDVLLLGLDDDISQFLALNAIAEIPTVLLTDVLSDLSSDALRLGVRAILPRSATPEEIVATVTAVSTGLVVLHPETLDVLLSLLPASSRTSPTSPMQALTAREIEVLAMIAEGWSNKAIARHLHISEHTVKFHVSSIFTKLNVSSRTEAVTIGARQGLIML, from the coding sequence TTGATAGTTGCATCTGATCGCATTGTACGTGCAGGGTTAGAAAGTATCATTCGCGCTAGCCCAGACTTAACAGTTGTCAATGCAACGGCAAACTTCGATACATTGTCGGTCGTGATTGAGGACGATTGTGATGTCTTACTCTTAGGACTAGATGACGACATATCGCAATTTCTCGCACTCAATGCGATCGCAGAAATACCAACAGTTCTTCTTACTGACGTGCTTAGTGATTTGAGTAGCGATGCATTGCGCTTAGGAGTACGGGCAATCTTACCGCGTTCAGCAACACCAGAGGAAATTGTCGCAACAGTCACAGCCGTTTCTACCGGACTTGTCGTACTACATCCAGAAACGCTTGATGTTCTTCTATCTTTATTACCAGCTAGTAGCCGTACCTCTCCAACTTCTCCCATGCAAGCATTAACTGCTAGGGAAATCGAGGTTTTGGCAATGATAGCCGAAGGATGGAGTAATAAAGCGATCGCGCGTCACTTGCATATTTCTGAGCATACGGTCAAATTTCACGTATCATCAATTTTTACGAAACTCAATGTTTCTAGCCGCACTGAAGCCGTAACAATTGGTGCGCGACAAGGATTAATTATGCTCTAA